ACTTGTACCTAACTATATCATCGCAGATAAATTAGGGATTTTAAATAGCTTTAGTGCCATCATTTTTCCAGGGGTATTTGGTGCATTTGGCGTGTTTATGCTTAGACAGTTCGTATTGACGATTCCTTATTCATACATTGAGGCAGCAAAAATAGATGGGGCAGGTCACTTTAATATTTTAATAAAAATAATCTTGCCGTTAATTCGACCAGGAATTGCAGCATTAATCGTCTTATTATTCGCTGATTACTGGAACATGGTTGAACAACCACTTATTTTTCTTGATGATCCTTCTAAATTTCCATTATCTCTTTATTTATCACGTATTACAGAAGAAGCAAGGGGAATTGGATTTGCTGCATCTGTCCTTTACATGGCACCAATGATAATTTTATTTGGAATCTCTAAAAAGTATTTAATCAAGGGTATCCAGGTATCTGGCGAAAAGGATTGATTTTGCATACTGAAAAATTATTTACTTGATTGGTTAACATAAAAGAATGGTTATGTACTGAAAGAAAGTGTGGTTATATAACATGCAGTCCAAAATCTTAATCGTGGAAGATGAAACGATTTTACGTGAAATTGCGAAAGATTATTTAATAAAAGAAAAGTATGAAGTATATGAAGCAACTGATGGTGAACATGCATTAGCTTTATTTGAAGAATATTTATTTGACCTAATCATTCTTGATATTATGCTGCCAAAAGTTGATGGATGGTCTGTTTGTAGAAAAATACGGAAAACATCAACAGTTCCTATCATCATGCTAACGGCAAGAGTCGATGAGGATGATACACTTCATGGGTTTGAATTAGGAGCTGATGATTATGTCACAAAGCCGTATAGTCCACCCATTTTATTGGCTAGAGTTAAACGATTACTTGATAGTCGAAATAGAAAGAATGAGCTATCTAAAGATACATTATCTAATGATGGAATTTCGGTCGATTTTTCTTCACGGACAGTCAAAGTAGATGGAAACAATATAAATTTAACCCATACTGAATTTGAAATATTAACCTATTTAATGCAAAACAAAGGAATTGTGATTACTAGAGAACAACTTATATCAAAGATATGGGGATATGAATACAATGGCGATGATCGAACCATTAATACCCATATTCGTAATTTGCGTACGAAATTAGGCAATAAATCAAAATGGATTTCAACTATTATCCGTACTGGTTATAAATTTGAGGAAAGCTTATGAGAAGTAGAATAGTTTTAAAATTATTTTTCTTAACATCTTTTTTATGCTTGTTAATTACTGGTACTATATATACTAGTCAGACCATATTTTTTAAGCAATATTATGCAAATCGTAAAGTCCAGGATTTAAAGACGCATATCCGATTATTTGAAAAACAGTTAATAAAAAATTCCGAAAATAATCAAGTTGTTCAACAGTTAGAACAAGATTTTTATCAAAAACATAATACATGGTTAACAACATTAGATCAAAATGGAAATATCAAAACAGCAAAAGATTTTTATGTAACAATTGAATCAGAAAACGTAAAAAATCCTGTACAAAATAAAAAAATAACAGTTCCACTTTATCATCTAATAGACGTGGAAAATGTAAAAAAAAGTGAGCCTTTACTTTCTAGCGGTGACTTAGTAGATCTTTACACTATTGAGAAGAATCATATAGAAGTACCGTTTTATTTATATTCTGTTCAGAATAATTCATATTGGGTAAACATATTAACTTGGACAAAAATAGCTGAAAACTTTCCAATTAAAAATGTAAGTAAAAATCCTAATGAAGTTTTATCCAAATTGGACTACTTAATAAAATATAATATTGATTTAAAAATCAGTAGAATAAAGGGAAAAGTAATAGATGTACAATTCCCAGAACGGAATGATGTGTCAAGTATCATCTATGCAAATAGCTTGTTTATGGATCGAATTAATGAATTTCAGACAAGCCTATTGTTGAATAAAAATAATAAGTATGATACCTTTCAAATCCTTGATTACGAACAAAATGATATCAAATATAAACTTTTCATTGACCCTGTTACAAACAAAAACGGAGAAATAAATTATATTTTTTCAATGGCATCTTTGCAGCCTGTTGATGAAGCAGTACAAATGGTAAAAGATTATTTTGTCTATATTATTGCTTTTGTCTTAATTCTCACCTTGTTAGCGTCTTTTTACTATTCACTTAAGATTGCCAGACCATTATTAAAAATTAACAACATTACTAGAAAAATTGCGAACTTAGATTTTTCAGAACGAATCGAATATTATTCCAAAGATGAAATCGGTGACTTATCTCAGAATATAAATTTTCTTTCCAATACATTACATTCGCATATCAAACAACTAAGACTAGACATAGAAAAGGAAAAGCAGTTAGAAAATACAAGAAAAGAATTTATCTCAGGTGTTTCACATGAATTAAAGACACCATTAAGTATTATGAAAAGCTGTATCTCGATACTTAAAGATGGAGTTGCTACCCATAAGAAGGACTATTATTTTGAAGCGATGGAAAAAGAGGTTGACAAGATGGATCTATTAATTGTCGATATGCTTGAGCTTGCAAAATATGAGTCAGGAACTTATAAAATGAAAATGGAACCATTTTTTATTGATAAAATAATTGATTATATATGTAACCAATTATCATTAGAGGTTGAAAAAAAACAGCTAACGGTTCATAAAGATATAGATCCTATAGAGGTTATTGGTAATCAACATCGTATTGAACAAGTAATGACTAACTTTTTAACAAATGCTATCCGTTATACGCCTGAAAATGAACATATATATATTTCTACTATTGAAGAGGATGAACACGTAAAAGTGTGCGTGGAAAATAAAGGTGCATATATCCCGAATGAACAATTAGAAAAGGTATGGGATCGATTCTATCGAGGAGATACGTCTCGTCATCGGTCAGAAGGTAGTACAGGATTGGGACTAGCCATTACCAAGAATATATTAGAATTACATGGTATGCAGTATGGTGTCATGAATACATCAGGTGGAGTGCTTTTCTACTTTTACTTAAAAAAGATATAAAGACATGATAGCAAAGATTTTCGGATCGTCCTTTTGATTAGGGTGGTCTTTTTTTGTTACATAGTAACGGATTCTAAAAAAATTTATCGTATTTAATCTTTTAATAATCTTTATTTCATCTTCATTTCATCTTTATCTAAGGGAAGTATTCTAAATTTAGATTAAAGAAAAGAATAGGAGATGAAAAAAATGAAAAAAGGATTCTTATTTCTTTTAAACTTGATATTAACAATTTGTTTAGTTGCTTGTAGTAATGGGACAAACCAAAGTAACAGAAGCGAAGATAAAGAACAAAATATCCCAAATAATACAAGTGAAAGTGTCAATCATACGAAAAGGGAGGATTTATCTTTAAAGGTGAGTAAGGATGAGAAAAAAACGATTACCATCTCAGTCATGGGTAAATTCCCAGACTTTGAATTGGCTGCTAAGGAATACGAAAAAAAACATCCAAATATCACGATTGAACTAAAAAGCTTTGCGTCGGGCGGTGGCGGGATGACTCTTCTTGAACTTGAGAAATATGTGTCACAGACGACAACTGAGGTGTTGTCCGGAAAAGGTGCGGATTTATTCGTGTTGAACGACCAAAGTTTGCCGATTGATCGATACATTGATAAAAATGCCTTTGTTGATCTCAATCAATACATTGAAAGAGATACGTCTTTTGATAAAAGTCTATATTACATGAACATTCTTGAACATTCTAAAATAAATGGTGGACTTTACGTTTTACCCACGCATTTTTCATTAGGTGCTTTATTTGGAAACAAGGAGGCAATTTCGAAAACAGGCATCCAAATAGATGACAGCCAAAATTGGACATGGAGTCGATTTACAGAAATAAGTAAACAGCTAAAAACAAAAGGGACACTTGGGACTGTGATGAACGTTTCACCTTTAGGTATTTTAAATCCCTTGATTTTCTCAGATGAAAACTACGACCGACTTGTTGATATGGAGAAAAAAGAAGCTAAATTTGATTCTCCGTTATTTATTGATTTACTCAAGCAAGTAAAAAGAATGTATGATGATGGCGTTTTATCGACTCAACCGACCAATCCAACGGAAACGTATTTTGCAAGCTCAGCAATCTTTTCTCCAAGCGATTATGCAGTGCGTTCAGCTGTTTATAACAATCAGAATACGACCATTTACGAATTTCCACATTCTTCTGAAAAAGAATCAGGTGTTTCCTTCAGTGGATACGATCGGTATGCGATGAATGTAAATTCCACTGTCAAAATGGAAGCATGGGATTACCTGAAATTTTTACTTTCTTATGAAATGCAAAGTCAATCAGTAAGGGATATGTTCCCTGTGAATATCGCGGCAAATGAAAAGGTATTTGCCGAGTTATTATTAGATGGAAAAGGAGGGAGTACAAAAGTTTATGGTGGCAAAGGTGGAAAGATAACGGTAACAGAAGAGTCGCTTCAACCACTTAATCAGATGATTTCTGAAGCGAACACAGAAGTAAGATGGAATGAGAAGGTTCAGAAAATTCTCTCAGAGGAAACGCCAAGCTATTTTAGTGGTCAAAAATCTGCGGAAAGTGTGGCGGGTATTATCCAGAACAGAGTGATGACATACTTAAACGAGTAGGAAAATCAATAAGCTTAAAATATAGAGAGCATTTCATGTGTTTTGTATCTCCTTGCCTTAAAGAGGCCATTGATAGATGGCCTCTTTTTGTTATGTATTTTTCAAAGGACCAAATCTATCATTTTATTAATCTTTATCTCATCTTTATTTCTAATTCATTTCCTCTTTATCTATGTCTTTTATGATAACTATATCAGCTAATTTGAGTTTGATAGAGAGGGGATTTCAATATATGAAAAAAAAGAAATTGTATTTTTTATTACTACTAATTGTATTAATTTTTTTAGCTTTGTCCTTAATAAAAGTTAACGATATAAAAATTTTAAAAACAGTAGATAAGATAGCATTTGCCGCACAAATTAACAAACAGGAACAGGGATTAATAAAAGAAAATAACTTTATAGAAGAAAAAATCTTAAAAGGAAAAACGATAGTTATTGACCCAGGACATGGAGGTAAAGATGTTGGCGCGATTGGACAAAGCGGGACATTAGAAAAAGATGTAACACTTCCATTGGCAAAGAATCTTCAACGTGAATTAGAAAAAAAGACCAGTGCTACAGTCATTTTAACACGTGATAAGGATGTTACCCCGTCACTGAAGGATCGGGTAGAACTTGCAAAATCCAAGAATGCAGACCTATTTATCAGTATTCATTTTGATGCATTTACTTCAAATGGAGTGAATGGAATAACAACCTATTACAATAATGAGGCAGATAGAAGTTTAGCTGCCTTAATCCATAGACATTTATTTAAACCGGATATGGGAACTAGAGATAGAGGTGTTAGTTTTGGTGATTACTTTGTATTAAGAGAAAATACTAAACCATCCATCTTACTAGAACTTGGATACATCTCAAATGCAGAAGATGAAAAACGAATAAATTCACAAACATATCAAACACAAGCATCAACGGCAATAGTAGAAGGAGTTATTGAATACCTTTCAAACTAAAACTGTTCGTTACATTGTTCCAATAATTTGATAAAAGAGGCATGTCTCTAAATGAGACATGCCATTTCTATTTATTGATTAATCAAGATATGTGCCATCTTTAATGCCCTACGAGTTTTTTTCTGTTTAAAACAATAATTAAATAATTCTTTTTCAGAACGTTTAATTAAATAAACAAAACCAAATTTTTTAAACAAAGGTAATGAATAATCGGACAAGTATTGATGGTATTCTTGTTCTTTATCTTGAATTAAATAACTGAGTAAAGTAAATAAGTTTATATATAATTGTTCATTTTTCTTTAGAGCTGTTTTTAGTCCTTCATTTGCAAGTTGTAATAATTCCTCATTTGGATGTAAACTCCCATAATATGCACTTCTTATATAGCCTTCTAAAGAAAGTAAGTATGGGTTTGATTCAATATCTTTAAGAATCATGGACTCTTTATAGAATTTTTTGGCTGGTTCATAATCTTTTCTTCTATAGTATTCAAAAGCTAAGTTGTGTAATACCTTTGCCTTTCGACCCGGTGAATGACAAAGTTCACAACTTTTGATTAAGCTTTCAAACCTATGAATCGTTTCTTTAAAATCTCCATCATCTTTTACTTGAATCGCCATAAGCATTTCTGCATCAATCACTCTCAGATAGTTATTAATTTCTTTAAAAAATCGACGTGATTTATCAGCAAAAAAATAAGCCATAACTGGTGATTCATTTAAATGATAGGCGACTGCTAAATGATAGGTATATTCCTTGTTATTGTAATCTGTATCATTTATTGACTTTAATACTTGAATTGCTTTGGGATTTTCATGTTTTGCTAAATAGTAAATTCCTAAAACGTGTTTGAATAGATTAGCTTCGTAGGTTGATAATTTATGTTCTTTCTTTTGGATTTCTTTGATGATTTCTAAGGCTTCCTCGGTCAAATTATGCATGAGTAAATACCTAACCCGAAGCAATTTGTAAAGATTGATATAATCAGAGATCTGAATTAAATCTTCTTGCTCAAGTTCATGATTAATAAGATCCATTTCTTCAAGTAATTGCATGACAATAACATCATGCCAATGATTTAAACGCTTTTTTATATTATTAAGTTTTATTAATTCTTTTTCGATATTTATACCTAGTCGCTCGGATAAAAGAGTGATAATTTCAGGTGCATATTCAGTATGTAAACGCTCAATTTTACTAATATGTGTTCCAGAACAAATCCCTTTTCCTAATTGCTCCTGAGTCATTTGGTATTTTTCCCGATAAAACTTAATGATTTTCCCCTCATTCATATTGAATTTCTCCTTTTAGAATAATATTTGGATGTGATTGAGTAGTAGGAAAACCAAGATTCCCCCAAGTACAAAAATGATTTTTTCGATATAGTTTAACAATTGTCATTTGTTTGAAATCTAAATTTTTAAGAATTTACAAAAATCTTTCACATTCTTCTGAGTTCGACAATATTCTACAAGTGGTTTGATATATTGTGCAGTGGAATTAGGACAACTTGTAGAACAATTCCCCCAGTTTACCGCATATAAAAGCTCAAGTACAATATGAATTAATAGAGTTGTCTAATTATTCATACTCTTATTTTACACTATCTATCTTTCGGGAGGAAAGCGATGCTCATAGGAATATGTAACCATTTTATTAGGGGGGGAAACCGCTAGCTTATTATTTTTAAAAAGTAATAGATTTAAAATTTGCAGCAGAAATCACATTAGTAGAAGGAGCGTTACTTAATGAAAAATCGAAAGAAACAATTTCTAAATGTTATGGTATCGGGTGTAATAGCATCTGGCCTTCTTACATCGTATTTAATGCCTCAACAAAAATCTTATGCGATTTCAAATTCTACTGAATCGATCTTAAAAGGACTATCTGAAGAACAACGACAGTCTATAAAACGATTAACCCCACAAGAAGGATTCATCATTGATCCAAGTTTGTTGTCACTTAAAGATAGGACAGCAAATGTTATTGTTGAGTTCAAAACAGCTCCGGTCGAAAATGCTCAGCAATCAAAAACAAAAGGTACATCTAAAAATAAAGCGGAAAAGATAAAAGGGGAACAAGAATATTTTAAACAACGATTAACTGAAATGTTTAAGAAGAAAGAGGAGTTAAATCAAAATATAAAAGAAAATTCACTTCAATATCAAATTAAACAAACTTACCAGAATGTATTTAATGGAATGGCTATGACGATTCCTACAAGTGAAATTAATACCTTGCTTGAGACTGGTGTAGTCAAAAGGATATGGAAAGACAATGTCGTTAGTTTACCGAAAAATGAATCGACTACTACACAAGAACCAACAACTGGAAAAGTAATTCCACCGGCGCTTCCTCATATAGGAGTTGATCGTTTACATACTGAGGGCGTAAAAGGACAAGGAATAAAAGTTGGGGTACTTGATACAGGGATTGACTATAATCATCCTGATTTAAAAGATGTTTATAAAGGCGGATATGATTTTGTCGAAAATGATTCTGATCCAATGGAAACAACTAGAGAGCAATGGCTTGCATCTGGTCAACCTGAATCGATAAATGGTAGTGCATACTATACAGAACACGGAACTCATGTTGCTGGAACAATCGCATCTAACCCTAAAAATGATGTTGAATATGCAATGACAGGTGTAGCTCCGAATGTAGACTTGTATGCATATCGAGTATTAGGAGAATATGGATCAGGATATGATTCATCAGTTATCGCAGGTATAGAAAGAGCTGTAGAAGATGGAATGGATGTGATTAATCTATCATTAGGTAATGGTAATAATCATTCCTTAGACGCTACATCTGTAGCAATCAACAATGCAGCATTAAAAGGGGTAATACCAGTTATAGCCGGAGGAAATGCAGGGCCAAATCCTGGTACGTTAGGTTCACCAGGTGCTTCTCCACTAGCAATCACTGTTGGTGCTAGTGATGTGCCGACTGATATTCCAACCGTTAAAGCAAGCTTAGCAGATATTTCAGTTCAAAATACTTTAATGGGACATGGTCTTGGTAAGGATTATCTACAGTTAATAGATAAAGAGTATGATGTTGTTGAAGTAGGAATTGGTACAGAAGAAGATTATACTGACAAAAACGTTAATG
This Neobacillus sp. YX16 DNA region includes the following protein-coding sequences:
- a CDS encoding HAMP domain-containing sensor histidine kinase — its product is MRSRIVLKLFFLTSFLCLLITGTIYTSQTIFFKQYYANRKVQDLKTHIRLFEKQLIKNSENNQVVQQLEQDFYQKHNTWLTTLDQNGNIKTAKDFYVTIESENVKNPVQNKKITVPLYHLIDVENVKKSEPLLSSGDLVDLYTIEKNHIEVPFYLYSVQNNSYWVNILTWTKIAENFPIKNVSKNPNEVLSKLDYLIKYNIDLKISRIKGKVIDVQFPERNDVSSIIYANSLFMDRINEFQTSLLLNKNNKYDTFQILDYEQNDIKYKLFIDPVTNKNGEINYIFSMASLQPVDEAVQMVKDYFVYIIAFVLILTLLASFYYSLKIARPLLKINNITRKIANLDFSERIEYYSKDEIGDLSQNINFLSNTLHSHIKQLRLDIEKEKQLENTRKEFISGVSHELKTPLSIMKSCISILKDGVATHKKDYYFEAMEKEVDKMDLLIVDMLELAKYESGTYKMKMEPFFIDKIIDYICNQLSLEVEKKQLTVHKDIDPIEVIGNQHRIEQVMTNFLTNAIRYTPENEHIYISTIEEDEHVKVCVENKGAYIPNEQLEKVWDRFYRGDTSRHRSEGSTGLGLAITKNILELHGMQYGVMNTSGGVLFYFYLKKI
- a CDS encoding carbohydrate ABC transporter permease, with translation MKKNTKIRKWILTLILLIIAAMMVFPIVFTLSNSFMTEKEISSSYPSENEIQQDNNAHKENYVHLKLIPDKFSFEQYSAFFEKKQELLDKQQSYLDLYGNSVIMVFPIIMGQLIVASFAAYVYGKLKFKGRDTLFLVYMVTMLMPFQVTLVPNYIIADKLGILNSFSAIIFPGVFGAFGVFMLRQFVLTIPYSYIEAAKIDGAGHFNILIKIILPLIRPGIAALIVLLFADYWNMVEQPLIFLDDPSKFPLSLYLSRITEEARGIGFAASVLYMAPMIILFGISKKYLIKGIQVSGEKD
- a CDS encoding N-acetylmuramoyl-L-alanine amidase, whose amino-acid sequence is MKKKKLYFLLLLIVLIFLALSLIKVNDIKILKTVDKIAFAAQINKQEQGLIKENNFIEEKILKGKTIVIDPGHGGKDVGAIGQSGTLEKDVTLPLAKNLQRELEKKTSATVILTRDKDVTPSLKDRVELAKSKNADLFISIHFDAFTSNGVNGITTYYNNEADRSLAALIHRHLFKPDMGTRDRGVSFGDYFVLRENTKPSILLELGYISNAEDEKRINSQTYQTQASTAIVEGVIEYLSN
- a CDS encoding extracellular solute-binding protein is translated as MKKMKKGFLFLLNLILTICLVACSNGTNQSNRSEDKEQNIPNNTSESVNHTKREDLSLKVSKDEKKTITISVMGKFPDFELAAKEYEKKHPNITIELKSFASGGGGMTLLELEKYVSQTTTEVLSGKGADLFVLNDQSLPIDRYIDKNAFVDLNQYIERDTSFDKSLYYMNILEHSKINGGLYVLPTHFSLGALFGNKEAISKTGIQIDDSQNWTWSRFTEISKQLKTKGTLGTVMNVSPLGILNPLIFSDENYDRLVDMEKKEAKFDSPLFIDLLKQVKRMYDDGVLSTQPTNPTETYFASSAIFSPSDYAVRSAVYNNQNTTIYEFPHSSEKESGVSFSGYDRYAMNVNSTVKMEAWDYLKFLLSYEMQSQSVRDMFPVNIAANEKVFAELLLDGKGGSTKVYGGKGGKITVTEESLQPLNQMISEANTEVRWNEKVQKILSEETPSYFSGQKSAESVAGIIQNRVMTYLNE
- a CDS encoding response regulator transcription factor, encoding MQSKILIVEDETILREIAKDYLIKEKYEVYEATDGEHALALFEEYLFDLIILDIMLPKVDGWSVCRKIRKTSTVPIIMLTARVDEDDTLHGFELGADDYVTKPYSPPILLARVKRLLDSRNRKNELSKDTLSNDGISVDFSSRTVKVDGNNINLTHTEFEILTYLMQNKGIVITREQLISKIWGYEYNGDDRTINTHIRNLRTKLGNKSKWISTIIRTGYKFEESL
- a CDS encoding helix-turn-helix transcriptional regulator, producing the protein MNEGKIIKFYREKYQMTQEQLGKGICSGTHISKIERLHTEYAPEIITLLSERLGINIEKELIKLNNIKKRLNHWHDVIVMQLLEEMDLINHELEQEDLIQISDYINLYKLLRVRYLLMHNLTEEALEIIKEIQKKEHKLSTYEANLFKHVLGIYYLAKHENPKAIQVLKSINDTDYNNKEYTYHLAVAYHLNESPVMAYFFADKSRRFFKEINNYLRVIDAEMLMAIQVKDDGDFKETIHRFESLIKSCELCHSPGRKAKVLHNLAFEYYRRKDYEPAKKFYKESMILKDIESNPYLLSLEGYIRSAYYGSLHPNEELLQLANEGLKTALKKNEQLYINLFTLLSYLIQDKEQEYHQYLSDYSLPLFKKFGFVYLIKRSEKELFNYCFKQKKTRRALKMAHILINQ